The DNA window CCTGCCAGCTTTCGAGCAGCCGTTTCTTGTATTCCTGCCGGCGCCGGTCGATTTCCAGCGGCAGCCCGCGGACCTGGTCGTTGTCGGGGAACATGCTCATGAGCCGCTCGGCTTCACGCAACGCGCCATTCCACTGCTCCGACCGCGTGTGCCGGTCGATCACCTCGACGACCTCCTGGATCTGCCGGCGAACCTGGTCCTGGCGACGGCCACGGACTTCGTCGCGGAACTTGGCCGCCTCGGCGCGATAGCCGAACGCGCTCTCGAACTCGTCACTCAGTCGCAGTGCCGCGTCGAAGTCGCCGCGGTTGATGTCCTCCTGGATGGCGCGGCGGATGGCGTCGCGGTCCTTCTCGCGGAATGCCACCGACTTGGCACGATCGGAGATCAACTGCTGTTCGCTGATCCGCGACAGCAAGCCCACCGCCTGAAAAAGCCGATCTGAGATCATATCGAGCCGGCCGTCCACCACGGCGTGATTCTCGGCGCTGGCGGCGCTGCCCGATGCGGCGATCGCCGCCCAGGCCACGAGCGTTACCACGACGCCCAGCGCGCCGGCGGACAGGATGATCCAGTCGCGGCTCACGGCGACGCGGTAAATGCCCAGCCCGATCAAGACCACCGAAATCGTCAACGCGCCGATCAGCATCAGCAACGCGACCAGGGGGAAAGACTTTCGCGATTCCACAGGTGACCTCTCAAGAGGTGAATTCCGCCGACGACTCAGACATGCGTAACAAACGGCGAGTGAGGTCGGCCGGTCTGCTTCACTCCAAACGAGTGTAGAGAGAAAAGCCGATCAAGGTCAATCAAAAGACGGCCGATACGCGCCACAGCAACGGGCGTGCCGACGGGACAATGCCGCTCAAAAGGAGGGAGATCAGTGACCGCCCGAAGGAGGTGCCCCTTCGGACTGCTGGCTTTCGGCGCGGAGGCGTAGTTGCACTTCGTTCATCCGCCGCTCGCGCTCGTTCCCCATGCAGCGCAGCACCGTCCAGCAGCACAGGACGGATCCGACGGCGAAGCTCGCGAAGGTGAAACTCATGGGCGGGACGACCGGCGATGGCGCGGCCGCACCCGAACGTACTATCGGCAATCCGGACAGATGGGGTTGAGGATCCGCTGGCCGGTAGCGACGATTGGACGCGACGATTCACCCGGTGGGCATTATGGAGCGGGTTTTCTGGCTGCATCGTGGTCCTTACCAACCGGATAAAAGGTCCAGCCGTCGCGATACGTCCGATGCCGCAGCCCACCCGCTCCAACGGCCTGTCAGCCACTGGTCGAATGCCGCGCGACGATCTGCTCGATTCGTTCGTCGATCAGCCGGCATTGGGTGATTGCATCGAACGGCTTGAGCGCCGGCTTGCAGGACGAGGGATCGAATGCCGGCGCGTTGGGACCCAGCGCCAGAGCGAGTCGGTCGGCGAGCGCGTCCGGATCGACCGGGTACAGGCACGCTTTGTGCATCGCGGTCGGCAGCAGTTCCGGGTAGACGCCGCCTTCCGGCAGCATCGGCCGGCACCCTGCCGCCATCGCACGGATCACCTGGTAATCCGAGGGAGCGGCCGGCTTGACGCTCAGCACGATCGACGACGAGAACATTCCGTAAATCTGGGCCAGGTCGTCGTACTCGGAAACCGTCGTGCGCGAGGCCAGCGGGTCGAGCTTATCGACCGGCCCGACAGTGATCAGGTGCATCGGAATCTTACGCCGACGCAACCGGTCGATGAGGGCATTCAGCAGCGGAACGTTGGCGTCGCGCGTCTCGACGAACACATTCCGAGGCTGGCGAACCGGCACCGTCGGACTCGACTCGACTTCATGGACGTGTGAGAGATCGACCGGCGGAAGAAACAGCCTGATTTTCTCGCGAATCTGTGGGATCGGGTCGTGGCTGGAAAGCTCCGGCAGCTTGTCGGCCATCGCGCGGGCGAGGATCTGGAACATCTGGCGGTGGTATGCAGAGTTGAACCAGATCTCCGTTGCCGCCTGACAGGTATTGAAGTTCACCAGGTCGATCGGATTGGCCCCGGGCACGCCGGTTGAACTGTCGGGAAGCTGGTTGTCGTGGAAGTAGACCACCGACGGATAGCCCACCAGGTTGGGCATGAGCTGCATGAGGCTCGCCAGGTTCATCGCCTCGCTGGTGAAGACCAGATCAAGCCGGCCCACCCAGTGACGGCTCAACTGCTCGCTGAACCAGTTAGCCGCCGCGGCAAGCCGACGCTCGATGCGGCGTGGGGGCAGCTTCAGCACCGTCCAGCGATGGCGGCTGTAGCGAACAACCGCTTCGAGCATGGCCCGGCGGACCCCGCCGAAAAACGGCTCGAGGGCGAGAATGTCGAGCTGTCGAGCCATGTTGCAACGTTCAGACGATGCACCAGGACATGCGTGCGGTCCGCAACTCCAAGACGCGCGAGATGAGCCGACGTTTCGCCTGACCTAGCGCAGCGAAAGGGCGGAATTGCCGGCCAACGCCCTTAGGAACGCGCATCGTCTGGGCGCGCCCCGGGCACTTCCATCCTTCCCACAGTTGCGCGCCGAACCCAACAGATTCCTGCCTCGCCCCCATTGGGAACGATCTCATTCCTCAACGCGATCCCGCAGGAAATCCTTCACCTTGTCCAGTCCGATCCGCTCCTGCTGCAGCGTGTCCCGATGGCGAATCGTCACGGTCTGATCCTTTAGCGTGTCGCCGTCCACGGTCACGCAGAATGGGGTGCCGATCTCATCCATGCGGGCATACCGCTTGCCGATCGCCTGCTTCGGGTCGTATTCGCAGGTGAAGCGGTTCCGAAGGTCGAGGTAGAGCTTCTCGGCAACTTCCGGCATGCCGTCTTTGGCCACCAGCGGGTAGATGCCGGCCTTGATCGGGGCGAATTTGGGCTTGAACTTCAGGTAAACGCCGCTCGGCCGAGCCGCGTCAACCGTGTACGCCTCGCAAAGCAGCACCAGCACCGCCCGCGTCAGGCCGCTCGCCGGCTCGATAACATTGGGGATGTACCGGCTGCGGGCCTTGATCTCTTCGGGCGCAATGCCCTGCTCTTTCAGCCGGAGCTGCAGCTCCTGATCAAAGTAGTCGAGCTTCTGCTTCGAGTGCTCCTGATGCTGCGTCAGGTCGTAGCTGCCGCGGTGCGCGATGCCTTCCAGCTCGCCGAAGTCGGGCGCGGTGAATGGGTACTTGTACTCGATATCGACGGTCGCCTTGGAATAGTGCGACAGCTCGTCCTTGTCGTGATCGCGGAACTTGAGATTCTCCTTCGCCACGCCGAGCGACTCCCACCACTTCATGCGCTCGTGCTTCCAGAAGTCGTACCACATGAGCGCGTCATCCGGCGGGCAGAACCACTCCATCTCCATCTGCTCGAACTCGCGCGAGCGGAAGATGAAGTTGCGCGGCGTGACTTCATTGCGGAAGCTCTTGCCGACCTGCGCCACGCCGAAGGGCACCTTGACGCGCGTGGTGTCGACGACGTTCTTGAAGTTCAGGAAGATCCCCTGCGCCGTTTCGGGGCGAAGATAGGCCTTGTTCGCCTCGTCGCGAATCGGGCCGGGATAGGTATCGAGCATCAGGTTGAACGCCCGCGGATCGGTCAGCTTGCCCACTTCGCCCGTCGATGGCGACGGATACGTGGGGAAGAGCCCTTCCCGCGCCGGCGGGTACAGACAGAGGATCGTCCCTTCGAACGGCTGCCCTTTGTAGGACGCCTTCACGGCCGTCACCCCGGCCTCGTTGCGTTCGGCGACTTCGACATTGCGGAGGCCGAAGAGCTTCTGCAGCTTCTTATCCGTCGCGATCATCTCCGCCGCCTCACCCAGCGACGACGCGACGCAGGTCGCCACCGGCACGTCAGCCCCGGCGGCGAACATGCCGAACATGTGATCGGCGCGATAGCGGGAGACGCCGATGTCGTCCACCATCGGGTCGTTAAACCCAGCGACGTGCCCGCTCGCCTCCCACGTCCTGGGATGCTGGATGATCGCCGAGTCGAGCCCGACCATGTCCACCGGATGCCCGTCCGGGCCGATCGGCGGACACAGGACCATCTGCCGCCACCACCAGTCGCGGATGTTGTTCTTCAGCAGGATGCCCAGCGGGCCGTAGTCCCAGAACCCGCGGATGCCGCCGTAGATTTCGCTCGCGGGGTACACAAACCCCCGGCGTTTGCAGAGGGCGACGATCTGTCCCATCACGCTGGATTCGGCTTTAACGTCGGACATGGGGTTCCCTGTTTTCTGTAGGGTGGGCTTCAGCCCACCGCATCGCGTTCGGTAATCGGTTGTGTTCGACTCGTCATTGGCGTCGTGCGAGCGTCTGGTGTCTGGTGCCACGGGTCGGCGGTACCCCGCAGACCCGTGCCGAACGCCCGAAGACACGGGTCTGCGGAGTACCGCCGACCCGTGGCACCGATCCACCTCCCGCGCACATGCTGCGTCCGCCAACGAAAAAGACCCGGCATCACGCCGGTCGCGACCCACATCAACCGGCCCTGCTCGGGTGGCTGCGTGTGATCGGGATCGGCCTAATGCCGGGTGCTTCGACTTCAGATCGGCAATCCTGCCGATCGGCATCCGGATATCGAACGGGCGCGCTTAGGCCTTCGCGCCGCTGGTACCCGCGCCGGCCTTCTTGGCCTTGATCGCGTTGAGCCGCTTGGTCAGCCGGCTCCGCTTGCGGGCGGCGGTGTTCTTGTGGATCGTGTTCTTCGACGCCACCTTGTCCAGACGCTGGACGACCTTGTTCAGCTGCTCTTCGGCCTTGGCAACGCTGCCGGCCGCGATGAGCGTGTTGAACGACTTGAGCTCCGTCTTAAGGAGTTCCTTGCGGGCGCGATTGCGGGCGCGACGCTTTTCGGTCTGGCGGATGCGCTTCTTGGCGGAAAGGGAATGGGCCACGAGTGTCGGTCTCCTAACTTCTAACTTCGTCGCAAGTCTTCAGCCGAACCCATGGAACAGGTCTTCTACCCCACAGAATCGGCTGAAATCAACGTTTCCTCTGCAACGCCCGGCTGGGCGAAAGACGGAACAGAATACCCGAACGACGGCTTTTGTCCAGCCCTCGCGAGGCGATTTTGTCCACGAATGCTCTCGCGTGCGAAGGGAACGCCCTGCGCCGACAACCCCGCACTCAAGTCGTCGGCGACAGCTCCGCCGGCGGGTTCTGCTGGCCCGGGGCCTGCCCGCGAAGCCGCTTGATCCGCTGCTGCACGTCGCGGTAGTTGAAGTTCCACTGCGCCACCTGGCTGTACATCTTGACGGCCGCGGCCACGTCGCCCTTCTGCTCCAGCGCCATCGCACAGTAGTAGTAAATCTCGATCGACTTCTCGTCCCCGCGGACGTTGTAACCAGCGATCGCCTCCTGCAAGGTATCGACCGCCTCGTCCACGAAACCGGCTTCCAGGAACGCCCTGCCCAGCAGGATCGTCACCGTCATCCGGTACTTCGGGTCCATCCGGACCTGCTGGAACACCGGAATCGCCTCGTCAAACCGCTTGAGCTTGTACATCCGCACGCCCATCTCGTAGCGGGCGGTCGAGTCGGTCGGGTAGTTGGCGACGGTCTCCTTGTAGATCTCCAGCTCGCGTTCGAACTTGTCGCGAAGGAACGCCGCATAGTCCTTGCGGAGGTCCATGTCCTTCGGGTTCTTCGTCGCCTCTTCGCGAAGCGACCGCTCCTGCCGGCTGAGCTGCGACAGCGTGATTTCGTTGATGCTCTTCTTGAACTTGTACGCCTTGGTGTCGCGGAACCTCTGCTCCAGCAGTTCGATCGCGCGGTTCTCGTACTCCAGCATTTCGGTCTTCTTCAAAGACTCGATCAGCCGGTTGAAGCGAGCGATATCGGCCGGGTCCTTGGCGTAATCCTCTTCCATTTCGCGGACCAGGCGGGCGCTCTGGTCTTCCGACCGAACGTCCATGTCCTGCCGCATGAGCTTTTCCTGCGTGTCCTTGTCGCGGACGCTGTCGCGGAAGCTGCCGCCCGACCCGTACCCGCCGTCCTTCATCGCCATGTTCGCGGCAAGGTTCTTCGCCTCGTGCGACAGGTCCATGTCGGCAGGCTTCATCCGCTGCATGTGCGTCATGACGTCCGACGCCTCACGATACCGGTGCACCGCGCAGAACGTGTCCTTGAGCACCTTGAACGTCTCGAACGACGGCTTCTTGAGCTGCAGGTTCGCGTTGAACAGGATGCCGCCGATCCAGAGCACGGTGTCGTAACACCCGGCCTTGAGGGCGCCGAGCATGAAGCTCTTCATGTGCTCCATGTTGCCCGGGTCGTACGCGGCCATCTTCTCGTACGCCAGCATGTTCTTCTTCTCGTCCCCCTTGGTCATCTTGGGCTTGTCGAACATGCCGAGCGGCTTGCCGCCACGGCTCTTTCGGATCAGGCCCATCTCGCGCACGGTGATGTGCGTTTTGACCGACTCGGGGTCGTAATTCAGGCCCTGGAGGTACATTTCGATCGCGTACTCGTAGTTGCCGGTGTCGGCGACGGTACGGGCGCGCTCGAAAAAGACTTCCGCCTTCTTCTGGTCTTCCTCGGGGATCTGTTTGTAGCCTGCGGGAACTTCAGCCACGGGTGCCTTCCTAGATGAAGAACCGTCAACCAGTAACGGCGTATCGATCGGCGTGCGGGTTGGCCCCCGACCGCAACAAGTCGGACGCTCTGCCGATCGTATGGTTCGCGATTTCCGCCCGTTATCCTAGAATGCGGCGGGAACGTCGAACTTTACCGACGCCCGAACCGGGCGTCTACGGCGACTGACCTCACAGGCCAACCAAACGCATTTTAGGCGTAAAGACCCTGTGAACCCAAGCGACTTTTTCGGTCTTTGTCGCCCGGTGCGGCAAACGCGACCGCCGGCCCGGCTTATCGGTCCTCCAGACCGCCTTTTGCAGAGCATCGAACCATGCCCGACGACCTCCGCGTCATCCTCTACCCAGACCCCCGGCTCAAAAAGAAATCGGTCCCGGTCAAGGTCTTCGACGACAACCTTCGCAAAACCGCCCTCCGCATGCTCGAACTCATGCGCGAACACGAAGGGGTCGGCCTGGCCGCCCCGCAGGTGGGCCTCAACATCCGCCTGTTCGTCGTCAACGCCACCGGCAAACCCGAAGACGACAAGATCTACGTCAATCCGGTGCTCAGCGAGGCCGACGGCGACGAGGAGTTCGAGGAAGGCTGCCTGAGCCTCCCCGACATCAAGGTCGCCATCCGCAGGCCTACCGAACGCGTCAAGATGACCGCCCAAGACCTCGACGGCCAGCCGTTCGAAGAGATCGGCGAAGGGTTCATCACCCGCATCTGGCAGCACGAAAACGACCACCTCAACGGCATCATGATCATCGACCGCATGGGCCCGGTCGCGAAGCTGACCTACCGGAAGAAGCTCCGCGAACTGGAGGAGGAGTTTGAGGAAGGCAAGTGAAGCGTGATGACTCTTCTCGGTGGGGCAGACATTCTTGTCTGCTCCGGGCGGACGTACTCGTCCGTCCGACCCTCCTGATGAACCCCCCAATCCATTTCGGCCACGGCGTACCGCGTCCGAGGCAGACAAGAATGTCTGCCCCACCCATGACACCACTGAAATGACGTCCATCCCGACACTCCTCTCCATCAATTTCGCCGGTGCCGGTGAGTTCGGCGTACCTACCCTCCGCGCGATCGTCGCGGCCGGGCATCGGGTGCCGCTCGTGATCACCCAGCCCGACAAACCTGCCGGGCGGGGGTCGAAGCTGACGCCCACGCCCGTCGCCGCCGCCGCGGTCGAGCTCGGGCTGCCGCTGCTGAAAACTGCCGATATCAACGCCGAGACCTTGCCGCCGGCCGACCTGCTGGTCGTGATCGCGTTCGGGCAGAAGATCGCCGACGCCATCATCCACGCGCCCCGGCTCGGGGCGGTCAACCTTCACGCCTCGCGCCTCCCGAAGTACCGCGGGGCGGCGCCGATCCACCGCGCGATCCTCGGCGGTGAAACAATCGCCGGCAACTCCATCATCCGCCTGGCCCAAAAGATGGACGCCGGCGCGGTCCTGGGCATGAGCGAGCTCGTCATCGGCGAACTCGAAACCGCCGGCGAACTGCACGACCGCCTGTCGCAGGACGGCGTACACCTGATGCTCCGGGTGATCGACGAGCTCGCAGCCGGCCGACAGGTCGAGACCGAGCAGGACCACAGCCGGGCGACACTCGCGGCGAAGCTGTCGCGCGAGTCCACCCGCATCGACTTCACCGGCAAAGCCGCCGATATCGCCAGGCAGATCCGCGGCCTGCACCCCTGGCCCGGCTGCCGGGTCAAACTGCTGACCGCCGCCGGCGAACCCGCCGACTCGCTCCGGCTCATCCGCGCCATTGCGATCCCCGGCAACCCCCCCGCCGGCGCAACCCCCGGCCAGATCACCGCATCGGGCCACATCGTCACCGGCGACGGCCTGCTGGAGATCGTCGAACTCCAACCCGACGGCAAACGCCCTATGCCCCTGCCCGACTACCGCCGGGGCAAACCATGGGACGCGGGAATGCGCCTCGAAAGCGCCGTGTAACCCGCCAGGCCTCCACCGCGCGTCCTGCGCCGCTGTCCGTGACACGGGTTTCCAACCCGTGCAAGGTGCGTCCCGCGACCGCAACTCCAAATCCTCAGTAGTCCGACTTCGCATTGCATCTCCCCAGCTGTCCCCCGAGCCTCGTTTAGCGGTCGCACCGCAGGTGCACTCTTCCTCCGTCTTCATCTCTGTGAACGCTGTGTCCTGCTCCAAGAATCGAAGTAATGAACGCCAAGACGCCGAGTCGCCAAGGACGCAACCCACGGCCGGTCAGCTCTTGGCGCGTCGGCGTCTTGGCGTTCAGTTCCTTCTGCGCCAATTGCAGAATCCGGGTCTTCGCGGCGTACCGCTCAGACACCGGCGTTGGGGCGTCACTCCCTGTTCAGGGTCGCCTCACTCCTGCACGCACGCATCACAAACCCCCAGCCGTACACCCTTGGACGTCCACGACCCGCAGGTGTGCTGTCCGCAGCCAGGGCAGCGATGCCAACGGGAGTGAAACCGATGACCGAGCTCATCGTGGGTGGCCCGCTTCATACCCAGCAACCGACGAACCCAGACATACAGCGCCCCGCGCCGCCCGCTCTCCAGGTCGTGCAATTCGAACCCGGCGCGGTGCCAGAACCGGTTGGCGGCGAGCTCTTCGCGACAGCGGAGTGAAACGCCAAACGAACCCGAGCGACGGCACCGCCGGAGCAACGCCGCCAGCAGCCGCCGGGCGATCCCCAGCCCACGGACGTCGGGATCGACCGCGAGTTGGAACACCCGCACCTCGCGCCGGCGAAGCGATCCGTGCAGAACGAACCCGAGGGGACGCGCTATATCGGTGTTGCGGTCGTGCGCCGGGTTCGCCGAAGGACTGGCCGAGGCGATGTCGCAATCTGCCGAACGAACCCGAGGCGTCTCGTCCAACTCGTTACGGATTGCCGAACGAACCCAAGGCGTAGGCGTGCGCCCATCACATTCCGCTGAACGAACCCAAGACCTCTGTTCCCGTTCATCCTGTTCTGCCGAACGAACCCAAGGCGTCCCATCCGGCTCACCCGGCTTTGCCGAACGAACCCGACGCGGCCGCCGACCACCGTTGCGTTGCCCCGGCGGCGCTCCTGGCCGATCTGTCGGCGGTGGCCCCGCCGCTCCAGCCTCGCGATCGCTACTCGATGTCGCCGAACGAACCCGAGGCGTCAGGTCCGGCGACCCCCACGCCAGCAGCACGACCCCGGCCCTGATCTTTTCAACCAGTGCCTGCCGCGACAGGAACCCCAATGCCGCCGAGTCCCGTCGTCGCAGGCGATCGATAAACGGCAGATCGTCGAGCGTCGCCGGAACACAGCGAATGCACAGATTGCCAAACGAACCCGAGATCATGATGACACCTCCCAGGGAATGAACCGGCTACAAAGAATCCCACGGCGGCCGCGCCAAAAGAAGCCCAGACCGTTACCCCTCCCGACAAGACTAGCGGCCGCGGGCCGAATGCAATAGAAGACCGGCCGTTCAATGCAGGATTGAACGGCCCCGAAGAGTCGCCGACAGGCAGGATGCCAGCCGGCAAAACAGGCGATTTCCGACGCAGGGCCTAAGCGCGCCCGAGCGGACGCCGTCCGTCATTAGTGTATTGACACGACGCAATCCGTCAAGTATTTGTTAGGCTCCAAGATATCCAAGACCACGCGTCGTCGCGCGTTCCAAGTGCAGGTATTGGTTGGCATGGGCAACGGTACGCCGTTGCCCGTGTCGAACGTCGGACGGCGATCCCACGGGCAAGCGAGTACGCTTGCCCATGCCACCCACAGGTTGAAGCGCGGCTACGACCCGCGAACCTTGCCGATGCCATCCCAAGGCCAGTGTTCACGGTCGCACGACCGACCTGAATCATTGACACGAAGAGCACTAGTTGTAGCCTATGGCTGCGAACGCCGGGGGTGTTCCCGGGCCCCTCGATCAGGCGATTCATGTTCTTCGGCGGGGCATAGCCGTAGCAGCGACGCCAATCCCATTTTGAGGCCAACTCATGCTCTCACTCGGCTGGCGACTTCTTCCCTACCTGATGGTCCTCGGCGGGCTGATCCTGCTGTTGGGGACGCTCCCCGTGTTGATCGGCGGAGCGGAGACCACGCCGACCTCGGTCGCCGTGGCCGACGTGTCGGTCGAATCTCCGAAAGCGAAATGGTTGAAACTCACCGGCGGCGGTTTGTATCTGCCCGGTGCGATCGTCGACGAAGAGATCAAAAAATCGACGGGCGCTCGCAAGACCAAGGCCTGGTACGTGCCACTCATTCCAGAAAGCGAGGCGGTCGAACGAGCTAAGTCGATCGTGAACGGAACGACACGGCCGTCGCCCGGAAAACTGGTCCTGGTTCGATTCGACCCGGACGAGTTTCTACGAAGCTATCCGACGCCGGAGAACCTAAAGCCGGGTGACGTTTTTCGGGCCGTTCAGGTCGAAGGACTGCGATCCAGCAACATCCTGTTTCCAGAGAGATTGAAGGATTTCGTCCGGTCCGAACTCCAGCTTCCGCTGGAAAGTGTTGTCGTGGTGAAGTTCGGGGACAAGCCCCTGCAACGCGAGTCCGCGATGACCATGACCGGCGTGCTGGCGGGTCTGGTCTTCGTGGGTGTACTGTGGATTATCAAACGGTTTCGAAGTTCCCCAAAGCCGCCGCCGCTGCCGGTGTAAGAGGCGGCCAACTGGCCATTCATGGCAATGCTCACACCGCCCCTCGACCTTCGAGTGCTCGCCCAATTTGCCTCAGACGCAATCCATTTTGAGTTGCTCGATCCTGCAAATGTGATTGTCTGGGCGGACTCGCTGATTGCCGAGTCGGACATTCCGCCGCCGTGGTTGATAGACCTCTCTCTGGTCGATCCATCGGACTCGCTGGCGGTACGCGCGGCGCTTCGTGCGGTGCCGGGCGAGCCTGATGTCGATCAATCCGACCGACTTCTCAACTCATTGGTTTTGCGCGAGTGGCAACGCGGCAAGCTTACGACCCAACGCATCTGTACTATTGGCTGGCAGTTGTACACAAGGGATCCTGATCGGCGCGAATTGACCCAATGGGGAGTCGTCGTGGATCACAGTGGGGAGCAACTCGACGACGGCTGTATCTCGAAAGAAACGATGCGCGAGACCATCGACCAAGAACTTGTACCGTTCGCAGACGACGTCCCTCGGCTGCCGCCATGGGCCTGAGCCGCGGTAGCGCGCCACTACCGGCTGAAGTCGCCCTAGCGTTCCTGTGCCTGCCCGGCCTTACCTCACCCGCCGCCGCCGATCCTCAGTCCGCACCAGCGGCGACCTGCCCTGGGCCTCGCGAAGCTGCTGCTCCACCGCCATTCGGCGGGCGT is part of the Humisphaera borealis genome and encodes:
- a CDS encoding tetratricopeptide repeat protein; the protein is MAEVPAGYKQIPEEDQKKAEVFFERARTVADTGNYEYAIEMYLQGLNYDPESVKTHITVREMGLIRKSRGGKPLGMFDKPKMTKGDEKKNMLAYEKMAAYDPGNMEHMKSFMLGALKAGCYDTVLWIGGILFNANLQLKKPSFETFKVLKDTFCAVHRYREASDVMTHMQRMKPADMDLSHEAKNLAANMAMKDGGYGSGGSFRDSVRDKDTQEKLMRQDMDVRSEDQSARLVREMEEDYAKDPADIARFNRLIESLKKTEMLEYENRAIELLEQRFRDTKAYKFKKSINEITLSQLSRQERSLREEATKNPKDMDLRKDYAAFLRDKFERELEIYKETVANYPTDSTARYEMGVRMYKLKRFDEAIPVFQQVRMDPKYRMTVTILLGRAFLEAGFVDEAVDTLQEAIAGYNVRGDEKSIEIYYYCAMALEQKGDVAAAVKMYSQVAQWNFNYRDVQQRIKRLRGQAPGQQNPPAELSPTT
- the def gene encoding peptide deformylase — its product is MPDDLRVILYPDPRLKKKSVPVKVFDDNLRKTALRMLELMREHEGVGLAAPQVGLNIRLFVVNATGKPEDDKIYVNPVLSEADGDEEFEEGCLSLPDIKVAIRRPTERVKMTAQDLDGQPFEEIGEGFITRIWQHENDHLNGIMIIDRMGPVAKLTYRKKLRELEEEFEEGK
- a CDS encoding GNAT family N-acetyltransferase codes for the protein MISGSFGNLCIRCVPATLDDLPFIDRLRRRDSAALGFLSRQALVEKIRAGVVLLAWGSPDLTPRVRSATSSSDREAGAAGPPPTDRPGAPPGQRNGGRRPRRVRSAKPGEPDGTPWVRSAEQDEREQRSWVRSAECDGRTPTPWVRSAIRNELDETPRVRSADCDIASASPSANPAHDRNTDIARPLGFVLHGSLRRREVRVFQLAVDPDVRGLGIARRLLAALLRRCRRSGSFGVSLRCREELAANRFWHRAGFELHDLESGRRGALYVWVRRLLGMKRATHDELGHRFHSRWHRCPGCGQHTCGSWTSKGVRLGVCDACVQE
- the rpsT gene encoding 30S ribosomal protein S20, coding for MAHSLSAKKRIRQTEKRRARNRARKELLKTELKSFNTLIAAGSVAKAEEQLNKVVQRLDKVASKNTIHKNTAARKRSRLTKRLNAIKAKKAGAGTSGAKA
- a CDS encoding tRNA-queuosine alpha-mannosyltransferase domain-containing protein — its product is MARQLDILALEPFFGGVRRAMLEAVVRYSRHRWTVLKLPPRRIERRLAAAANWFSEQLSRHWVGRLDLVFTSEAMNLASLMQLMPNLVGYPSVVYFHDNQLPDSSTGVPGANPIDLVNFNTCQAATEIWFNSAYHRQMFQILARAMADKLPELSSHDPIPQIREKIRLFLPPVDLSHVHEVESSPTVPVRQPRNVFVETRDANVPLLNALIDRLRRRKIPMHLITVGPVDKLDPLASRTTVSEYDDLAQIYGMFSSSIVLSVKPAAPSDYQVIRAMAAGCRPMLPEGGVYPELLPTAMHKACLYPVDPDALADRLALALGPNAPAFDPSSCKPALKPFDAITQCRLIDERIEQIVARHSTSG
- a CDS encoding glycine--tRNA ligase, whose translation is MSDVKAESSVMGQIVALCKRRGFVYPASEIYGGIRGFWDYGPLGILLKNNIRDWWWRQMVLCPPIGPDGHPVDMVGLDSAIIQHPRTWEASGHVAGFNDPMVDDIGVSRYRADHMFGMFAAGADVPVATCVASSLGEAAEMIATDKKLQKLFGLRNVEVAERNEAGVTAVKASYKGQPFEGTILCLYPPAREGLFPTYPSPSTGEVGKLTDPRAFNLMLDTYPGPIRDEANKAYLRPETAQGIFLNFKNVVDTTRVKVPFGVAQVGKSFRNEVTPRNFIFRSREFEQMEMEWFCPPDDALMWYDFWKHERMKWWESLGVAKENLKFRDHDKDELSHYSKATVDIEYKYPFTAPDFGELEGIAHRGSYDLTQHQEHSKQKLDYFDQELQLRLKEQGIAPEEIKARSRYIPNVIEPASGLTRAVLVLLCEAYTVDAARPSGVYLKFKPKFAPIKAGIYPLVAKDGMPEVAEKLYLDLRNRFTCEYDPKQAIGKRYARMDEIGTPFCVTVDGDTLKDQTVTIRHRDTLQQERIGLDKVKDFLRDRVEE
- the fmt gene encoding methionyl-tRNA formyltransferase, which encodes MTSIPTLLSINFAGAGEFGVPTLRAIVAAGHRVPLVITQPDKPAGRGSKLTPTPVAAAAVELGLPLLKTADINAETLPPADLLVVIAFGQKIADAIIHAPRLGAVNLHASRLPKYRGAAPIHRAILGGETIAGNSIIRLAQKMDAGAVLGMSELVIGELETAGELHDRLSQDGVHLMLRVIDELAAGRQVETEQDHSRATLAAKLSRESTRIDFTGKAADIARQIRGLHPWPGCRVKLLTAAGEPADSLRLIRAIAIPGNPPAGATPGQITASGHIVTGDGLLEIVELQPDGKRPMPLPDYRRGKPWDAGMRLESAV